Proteins from a genomic interval of Streptomyces sp. NBC_00820:
- a CDS encoding toll/interleukin-1 receptor domain-containing protein, translating to MFISHSTSSDDEIALVRDALAKGLDARNHTVLLDERIQEPGRPWQLKLARLLGECDAALVLVNEAALASSWVRRETNILHWRKTLYPGMVLVTVLVGGVSAGQLRASELRYLADDDVERIRAWTKDEVDRLVQRFPQVRRIWDDAVSAWLDDIGIQLREIKDESIFARIARELDVPEEELVELVPGLAPVLLASQMLDTHDVVKLGNAVLVARRGGLERDRVGQLATMILPVWVDRDEARRIVRETDGSVRRVVILNVDSPEIGKQYLDRAFCVDNRSYYVATAAGRPPGDENPEDYLLEQCELAVKDRIGMDPYQELGRPKEPRNFGRLFLVLDVKRCDLAMVHRVIARLHEKVPWVHVLVIPGRGVDVRERWPGSPDEVLVLDPPFEASHEILVKAVMRRVDECVQPIRRGAW from the coding sequence GTGTTCATCAGCCACAGCACCAGCTCGGACGACGAGATCGCCCTGGTACGGGACGCCCTCGCCAAGGGCCTGGACGCCCGGAACCACACCGTGCTGCTGGACGAGCGCATCCAGGAGCCGGGCCGCCCCTGGCAGTTGAAGCTCGCGAGGCTCCTCGGCGAGTGCGACGCGGCCCTCGTCCTGGTCAACGAGGCCGCCCTCGCCTCGTCCTGGGTGCGCCGCGAGACCAACATCCTGCACTGGCGCAAGACGTTGTACCCCGGCATGGTGCTGGTCACCGTGCTGGTGGGCGGCGTGAGTGCCGGACAGCTGAGGGCCTCCGAGCTGCGCTACCTCGCCGACGACGACGTCGAGCGGATCAGGGCCTGGACGAAGGACGAGGTCGACCGGCTGGTCCAGCGGTTTCCCCAGGTCCGCCGGATCTGGGACGACGCCGTCAGCGCCTGGCTCGACGACATCGGCATCCAGCTCAGGGAGATCAAGGACGAGTCGATCTTCGCCAGGATCGCCCGGGAACTGGACGTCCCCGAGGAGGAACTCGTCGAACTCGTCCCCGGACTCGCCCCCGTGCTGCTCGCCTCCCAGATGCTCGACACGCACGATGTCGTCAAACTCGGCAACGCGGTGCTGGTGGCCCGCAGGGGCGGTCTGGAGCGGGACCGGGTGGGCCAGTTGGCGACGATGATCCTGCCGGTCTGGGTCGACCGCGACGAGGCCAGGCGCATCGTGCGCGAGACCGACGGTTCCGTACGCCGTGTCGTCATCCTGAACGTGGACAGTCCCGAGATCGGCAAGCAGTACCTCGACCGGGCGTTCTGCGTCGACAACCGGAGCTACTACGTCGCCACGGCGGCGGGACGTCCGCCCGGCGACGAGAACCCGGAGGACTACCTCCTGGAGCAGTGCGAGCTGGCGGTCAAGGACCGGATCGGCATGGACCCGTACCAGGAGCTCGGCAGGCCGAAGGAGCCGCGGAACTTCGGACGCCTCTTCCTGGTGCTGGACGTCAAGCGCTGCGACCTGGCCATGGTGCACCGGGTGATCGCCCGGCTGCACGAGAAGGTGCCGTGGGTGCACGTCCTGGTCATTCCCGGCCGGGGTGTCGACGTACGGGAGCGCTGGCCGGGAAGTCCCGACGAAGTGCTGGTTCTGGACCCGCCGTTCGAGGCGAGTCATGAGATTCTGGTCAAGGCTGTCATGCGACGCGTGGACGAGTGCGTGCAACCGATCCGCAGGGGGGCGTGGTGA
- a CDS encoding AAA family ATPase encodes MSQKKTGAQEQTTPREEQTASREERADAPAGDAWLDTPDRGDGRVYVMASELDFAVKVALATGRPLLLRGMPGSGKSSLAPYIARQLGWRYYVHVVTYRTQPRELLWSFDSVRRLGDAQVAARHGERLDNAGYVQPGVLWWALAPESARRRGRPEGTEVGDPCPDPFEKINADRSPDHAVVLIDEIDKADPDVPNSLLVPLGSHRFVVAEINAEIHTEQAAPAADPTAENSTESAAENAHRARHLVVLTTNEERELPQALLRRCVVHVLPEHDKDMLVQIAREHMADWPGEVTPADEELAEAVADNLMKVREQADKQDVRRPSTAEYLDALLACRSLGIRPGDDEWQLLTRNVLIKPQQMAGDPT; translated from the coding sequence GTGAGTCAGAAGAAGACCGGTGCGCAAGAGCAGACCACTCCGCGAGAAGAACAGACCGCCTCGCGAGAAGAGCGGGCCGACGCCCCGGCGGGAGACGCCTGGCTCGACACCCCCGACCGCGGTGACGGCCGTGTCTATGTGATGGCGTCCGAACTGGACTTCGCCGTGAAGGTCGCCCTTGCCACCGGACGGCCCCTGCTGCTGCGCGGCATGCCGGGATCCGGCAAGTCCTCCCTGGCGCCGTACATCGCCCGCCAACTGGGCTGGCGGTACTACGTGCACGTGGTCACCTACCGTACCCAGCCGCGCGAACTGCTCTGGAGCTTCGACAGCGTCCGCAGGCTCGGCGACGCCCAGGTCGCCGCGCGGCACGGCGAGAGGCTGGACAACGCCGGCTACGTCCAGCCCGGCGTCCTGTGGTGGGCGCTCGCCCCGGAGTCGGCCCGCAGGCGCGGCCGGCCCGAGGGCACCGAGGTCGGCGACCCCTGCCCGGACCCGTTCGAGAAGATCAACGCCGACCGCAGCCCCGACCACGCCGTGGTCCTCATCGACGAGATCGACAAGGCCGACCCAGACGTGCCGAACAGCCTTCTCGTCCCGCTGGGTTCACACCGGTTCGTCGTCGCGGAGATCAACGCGGAGATCCACACCGAACAGGCGGCCCCCGCGGCGGACCCCACCGCGGAGAACAGCACGGAGAGCGCCGCGGAGAACGCGCACCGCGCCCGGCACCTCGTGGTGCTCACGACCAACGAGGAACGCGAGCTGCCCCAGGCCCTGTTGCGGCGCTGCGTCGTGCACGTCCTGCCGGAGCACGACAAGGACATGCTCGTCCAGATCGCCAGGGAACACATGGCCGACTGGCCGGGCGAGGTGACCCCGGCCGACGAGGAACTGGCCGAGGCGGTCGCAGACAACCTGATGAAGGTACGCGAACAGGCCGACAAACAGGACGTACGACGCCCCAGCACGGCCGAGTACCTCGACGCCCTGCTCGCCTGCCGCTCCCTGGGCATCCGCCCCGGCGACGACGAATGGCAGCTGCTGACCCGGAACGTGCTGATCAAACCGCAGCAGATGGCCGGTGACCCCACATGA
- a CDS encoding DUF4231 domain-containing protein, which yields MSTGGGASAAEHVWRAQSIWSQAADRHKAAIGRARTATLCAVVAAGACGAAAAQVMPLSSWAGRALAFLALLAAGLAPLLARGAAPDRVREWTRLRSVAEELKSQTYVCLARVAQYRAPEGRDAELRRRTDAVLAAAADLEHVTSGVRPAARPLPPVTSIATYVDGRLRPQLDGYYRPKADEMAGRARLVERWGQALAVLSVVLGAVAGAFAVERAAAWIPVVAAVSAAVVSHGASARYVAQQVEFGRTAGELERLLRWWEQCGPATDAEADRLAERTEHVVSVQNEGWMAKWIAD from the coding sequence GTGAGCACTGGCGGGGGAGCGTCCGCGGCGGAGCACGTCTGGCGGGCACAGAGCATATGGTCACAGGCTGCCGACCGGCACAAGGCGGCGATCGGCAGGGCGCGTACGGCCACGCTGTGCGCGGTCGTCGCCGCGGGCGCGTGCGGTGCCGCGGCCGCGCAGGTCATGCCGCTGTCCTCGTGGGCCGGCCGGGCGCTCGCCTTCCTGGCCCTCCTGGCGGCGGGGCTGGCCCCCCTCCTGGCCCGGGGCGCCGCCCCCGACCGGGTACGGGAGTGGACCCGGCTGCGCTCGGTGGCCGAGGAACTCAAGAGCCAGACGTACGTCTGTCTCGCCCGGGTCGCGCAGTACCGGGCGCCCGAGGGACGTGACGCGGAGCTGCGCCGCCGTACCGACGCCGTGCTCGCCGCCGCCGCCGACCTGGAGCACGTCACCAGCGGCGTCCGCCCGGCCGCCCGCCCCCTGCCCCCGGTCACCTCCATCGCCACGTACGTCGACGGACGGCTGCGGCCCCAACTCGACGGCTACTACCGCCCGAAGGCCGACGAGATGGCCGGCCGGGCCCGGCTCGTGGAGCGGTGGGGGCAGGCGCTGGCGGTCCTCTCCGTGGTGCTCGGCGCCGTGGCCGGGGCGTTCGCGGTGGAGCGGGCGGCCGCCTGGATCCCCGTCGTCGCCGCGGTCTCGGCCGCCGTCGTGTCGCACGGCGCGTCGGCGCGCTATGTGGCCCAGCAGGTCGAGTTCGGCAGGACCGCGGGCGAACTGGAGCGGCTGCTGCGGTGGTGGGAGCAGTGCGGCCCGGCGACGGATGCGGAGGCCGACCGGCTGGCCGAGCGGACGGAACACGTCGTCTCGGTGCAGAACGAGGGCTGGATGGCCAAGTGGATCGCGGACTGA